Genomic segment of Vulpes lagopus strain Blue_001 chromosome 7, ASM1834538v1, whole genome shotgun sequence:
CTGTACTGCGGCTCGTCCATCCTAAGTTTGTTGCCCCCTTGCTCCAGGCCCCAGGTATCTCTCCCAGAAGCCCCCAACCTAGCCACTCCCCTGTTCCTCCTTCCAGTCCTTTCCATTTCTGGACAACACTCCTTGCCTTACCATTAACCTGCTAGGTGACTCTGGGCAGGTCCCTGGCTTTCTCTGGTTGCCAGTCCCTTTCGGTTTTGAGTGGTGGAAATTCAACACTGTTGGTCTAAGTAAAGAAGTGAATCTATTGACTGAAAAGCTGAGGGATATTGTCTTCAGGCATGGTTGGATCCAGGTCTTGAAACAGTGCTATTGGAACTCTGTCTTCATCTTGTAGTTCTGTGTTCCTCTGTGACAGCTTCACTGTCATGCTTAAGTTCAGCCCCCATGGAAATGTGAGCTCTTTCTCTGAGGACCCAGAAAAAGTTGCAGGATTCCTTTAAATTGGCCTGGCCTGGATCACAGGGACCAATTATTTATCTAGTTGCTGAGAAGTGACTGCTGATGCTTACGGTCATATGTTTAGCTCTGGAACAGAGGATCGGGTGACATGGTCATCCTCCTAACTACTTGGATTTGAGAGTAGAAGAGGGATGAAATGCTAGTTCCAGAAGGAGATGGATCCTGGACAGGCAGATAGCACAGGTGCCCATCCATCAGCATCCCTGCTAGTGGGCATTTCCTGGATGAGGAACCAAGACTCAAGGAGGCATACTAACTTCTGAAGGCTACATAGTATCCTGAAGcttctctcttgcttctctgTGTTCTTGGCTGCTCTAGCTGCCTCTGCTGGGAGGGACTCTAAGCTGGAGGGGATTTTGGGGGTGAAGATGACCAGAGTATTGTGGGGGAAGATCTACCAAACCTCAGGCTGGTTAACTGTGTCTGGTTGGGTCTAGAGGGTCCTTGGTCTAGAGGCCAAGGGAGCAGTGGCGGCTCTCTTTGTGGTGAGAGGAGCATAGCATCTAAGGATGTCAGTAGACTTTGATCTCCTTAAGGACACAGGAACCCCTTACCTAAGCACTTAATGATGAGTATGACATGGAAGGGGATACTGAGGAAGGTTAGGTCACACCTGGGCCACGTCTGGGACATTAATGAGACCTTTAAGTCCTGTCCAAGACCATTTGTGGGACACACTGAGGTCATGTCAGGTTGTCTTTGGGCCCACATCAGAGCATGTTTTGTCATGTCAATATATATTATGCATGATGTTTCATGCCAGGACATGTTCATACATGCTGGGGCCATGTCAGAAGTCCAAAGAGATGTCAGGGGGTTCTGGGACAGATATAGTGTCCTAGGTCCCTGTAAAGGCATTTTGTGGAGTGCCAATTTGTGTTTGGGAGTTTCACATATGTTGGACCAGGTAGGCCATGTCAAGCCATGTTGGGGTGTGTTGTGCCATGTTAGTGTGTATGtaagtacatgggggtgtgtcTGTGGGCTCTGCCTTTGTTCCACTCTGTGCTGCAGCCTGGTCTGGTGTCCCCTCATCTCCCCACTCCTCTCTGTTTTCTCTACCCTTGTTCCCGTTCCTGTTGTTTTGGGCTTGGAAGGGGTATGCAGACCCCTGTTGGGATCCTCCACCTCCCAACCAAaagccccttcccacctctgctCCATGGCACCTGATGGTCTATCTCTTGTGTCAGCCACCATAGTACCCAAGGACATGTTTTTCTACAACTTCCTGAAGCCCTGGCTGGGTAAGTAACGTGGATGAAGGGGGTTGGGGACAACAATGGGGTCTCAGTAGAAGACACTGCTCTTGCCCACTCCTTGTGGCTGTCTCTACTAGGGGATGGGCTCCTGCTGAGTGCTGGTGACAAGTGGAGCCACCACCGCCGCTTGCTGACACCTGCCTTCCACTTTGAAATCCTGAAATCTTATGTGAAGATTTTCAACAGAAGTGCAGACATCATGCATGTGAGTTCCTTAAACCCAGGGTCCCAGCTGGAGCCTTGGGAAAAGGGGAGCAGCCTCAGACACATATGATCTGGAGTCCTGGCTTTGCTGAATGGCTTTAGAGCCATTCCTTTTCCTCCCcaagcttcagtttccccatctgtaaaatgggggcaataAGCCCTTCTTAAAGAGTGGTCAAGATGTTGTAATGGAATCATGatcctggcatatagtaggtgctcttAAGGTTTTAGTTTGTAGTCTGCCTCACTGAAACTGTAAAATTTAAGATGAAGATTATATAGTAGCTCTTTCTGCATAGCT
This window contains:
- the LOC121495506 gene encoding cytochrome P450 4F3-like isoform X6 encodes the protein MMSMTWKGILRKVRSHLGHVWDINETFKSCPRPFVGHTEVMSGCLWAHIRACFVMSIYIMHDVSCQDMFIHAGAMSEVQRDVRGFWDRYSVLGPCKGILWSANLCLGVSHMLDQVGHVKPCWGVLCHVSVYVSTWGCVCGLCLCSTLCCSLVWCPLISPLLSVFSTLVPVPVVLGLEGVCRPLLGSSTSQPKAPSHLCSMAPDGLSLVSATIVPKDMFFYNFLKPWLGDGLLLSAGDKWSHHRRLLTPAFHFEILKSYVKIFNRSADIMHAKWKRLVSEGSTHLDMFEHISLMTLDSLQKCVFSFDSNCQESPSEYIAAILELSALVVKRNEQVLLYLDFLYNLSPDGRRFRRACELVHNFTDAIIQERRHTLISRGSCDFLKSKTMDFIDVLLLAKDEEGKQLSDEDIRAEADTFMFEGP
- the LOC121495506 gene encoding cytochrome P450 4F3-like isoform X3, with protein sequence MMSMTWKGILRKVRSHLGHVWDINETFKSCPRPFVGHTEVMSGCLWAHIRACFVMSIYIMHDVSCQDMFIHAGAMSEVQRDVRGFWDRYSVLGPCKGILWSANLCLGVSHMLDQVGHVKPCWGVLCHVSVYVSTWGCVCGLCLCSTLCCSLVWCPLISPLLSVFSTLVPVPVVLGLEGVCRPLLGSSTSQPKAPSHLCSMAPDGLSLVSATIVPKDMFFYNFLKPWLGDGLLLSAGDKWSHHRRLLTPAFHFEILKSYVKIFNRSADIMHAKWKRLVSEGSTHLDMFEHISLMTLDSLQKCVFSFDSNCQESPSEYIAAILELSALVVKRNEQVLLYLDFLYNLSPDGRRFRRACELVHNFTDAIIQERRHTLISRGSCDFLKSKTMDFIDVLLLAKDEEGKQLSDEDIRAEADTFMFEGHDTTASGLSWVLFNLAKHPEYQERCRQEVQELLRDREPQEIEWDDLAQLPFLTMCIKESLRLHPPVTVIARRCTQDVVLPDGRVIPKGNNCVLSIFGIHHNPSVWPDPEVS